GTTAGCGAAGCACCGAAGCGAAGCGCAGTGCGGAATGCCCCGACCCTTGCGTCAGCAAGGGGCACGCCCAAAAAAATTATCTCTTAGAACGAACATAAAAATCTTTGTTTGTATAAGTAAGTTTGAAAACGGAGTGGCAAAACAATGTATATTTATTAAAAGTTTCTGAATATTTATTCATTTCTTGCAACATGTTAAAAATCAGTTCATTATATTTAAAATTTTTCTAATTGACTATCAGCAATTTTCAAAAAAAAATGAAAATTATAACAACTTTCTTTGTAGTATTGCGTTTGAAGTATTGAAGTCGGTTCCCTAACTAAACTATCAAATACTATGGCCGTTGAGATTTTGGCAAGAATCCAATTCGCCTTTACGGCGGCTTTCCACTACTTATATCCACCTATGAGCATAGGGTTGGGAGTAGTGCTAGTTATCATGGAAGCAATGTACCTGCGAACCAAACAACGAATATACAAGCACATCACTAAGTTCTGGGTCAAAATTTTCGCGTTAACTTTTGCTATTGGAGTAGCTTCGGGAATTGTAATGGAATTTGAATTTGGCACTAACTGGGCTACTTATTCAAGATATGTAGGAGATGTATTCGGAAGTCCTTTGGCTGCAGAAGGTATTTTTGCTTTCTTTTTGGAATCAGGGTTTTTGGCAATTTTGGTATTCGGATGGAACAAAGTAGGTCCTATAACACACTTTATTTCTACCGTAATGGTTGCACTGGGGGCTACATTAAGCTCAGTTTGGATTGTAGTAGCCAACTCTTGGATGCAAACACCTGCAGGGTATCGGATTGTAGGAGAAGGAATGAATGCGCGGGCAGAAATTATAGACTTCTGGGCAGTAGTATTCAATCCCTCATCTATGGAAAGATTAACACACGTTATATTAGGTTCTTGGCTAACAGGCGCTTTTGTCGTTATCAGTATCAGTGCATACTACCTTAGAAAAAAAATACACGAAGAATTCGCCATTCGTTCTATGAAGATAGGTTTAGTAGTAGCTTTTATAGCTATGGGATTACAGTTTATCAGCGGACATGTAAGTGCTACAGGTGTAGCTAAAAATCAACCTGAAAAATTGGCTGCTATGGAAGGACACTTTGAAGCTGATGCCCCTGCGGACCTATATTTATTCGGCTGGGTAGATACAAAAAACCAAACTACAAAAGGTATAGCCCTTCCTAATATGCTTAGCTTTTTAGTACATGGCGATACGAATACTCCTATAAAAGGATTGAAAGCCTTTCCAAAAGAAGACTTACCCCCTATACAAGCTACATTTCAATTCTATCACTTAATGCTTTTTGCTGCTTTTCTCATGGCTATATTCTTAATTGCAGCAGGGTGGCTATGGTACAAAGGTAAGCTTTGGACAAATAAAACCATGTTGACTATTCTGACCTTATCCGTAGTATTACCCCACATTGCTAACCAAGCAGGTTGGTTTGCTGCGGAAATTGGTAGACAACCTTGGATTGTGTATAAAATGCTTCGCACTTCTGAAGCCCTTTCTAAATCTGTAATGGCTAATCAAGTGCTTTGGTCTTTGATAATGTTCATGTTAGTTTATTTGTTGCTTTTTGCCTTGTTTTTATTCTTGTTGAACGAAAAAGTAAAAGCAGGACCTTTTGCGAAAGTAGAAGTACATGAGCAATACAGAGATACAGGAGATCAAGTAGCGCCTTGGGTTAATAAAATTACACGTGAGCGAGTGGAACAGAATGTAGAAGAGTAAATCTGCGTGAGGCATGCGAAGGGCGTGCGTCAGCACGGTGCGGAGCAAGGCGAAGCACCGAAGCGAAAGCGTAGCCCGTAGCACGCCGACCTTGTGGGCTTTTGCCCACAAGGGCACGCCCAAAAATATCTTATTCAAAAAATCAAATTAAAAAATCTAAAAATCTATCCTAAAACAACTATGGACTTAAATATCATCTGGTTTGTATTAGTCGGAGTTCTTTTAACAGGGTATGCCATATTAGATGGCTTTGACTTAGGTGTGGGTAGCCTGCACCTATTTGCCAAAGGAGATAGAGAACGCCGCATTTTGCTCAATTCTATTGGTCCCGTATGGGATGGCAACGAAGTATGGTTAGTTACAGGGGGAGGAGCGCTATTTGCTGCCTTTCCGCACGTGTACGCAAGCGTATTCTCTGCCTTTTATGATGCCTTTATGCTTTTACTATTAGTGTTGATATTCAGGGCTATTTCTATTGAGTTCAGGAGTAAATATCCTAGTCCTACGTGGCGAAAAACATGGGATATTGCTTTTTCAATATCGAGCTATTTAATTGCATTACTTGCAGGTGTAGCACTGGGTAATATCGTTATCGGCGTACCTCTAGATAAAAACCATGAACTTCATACTAATGTGCTTAACCTGCTTACACCTTACACGGTTTTAGTTGGTATCACTACTGTAGCTCTATTTATGATGCACGGAGCCATCTACTTGCTGATGAAAACCGAAGGTGAAATTCAAGCTCGAGTACGCGTGTGGGTACAAAATGCTATGATTTTCTTTATTATGTGCTATGTTTCTTTGAGCATGGTTACTTTGCTCTATGTGCCACGAATGGCAGATAAGTTTCGCGAACAACCTTTATTTTTTCTTGTGGCAGTAGTAAATATGTTTGCTATTGCTAACATTCCCCGAGAAATCACTAAAAATAGACCTGGCTACGCTTTTATTTCGTCAAGTGTCAATATTTTGTGTTTAATGAGCTTATTTGCCATTGGTCTATTTCCAAATTTAGTACCTGCTGTTGATCCTGCTAATAGTTTAACTATCTATAATGCGGCTTCTTCACCTAAGACTTTAAGTATTATGCTCATTTTTGCTTTGCTGGGGGTTCCTGTGGTTTTAGCTTATACTATCAGTATTTATTGGATATACCGCGGCAAAGTAAAATTAGACGAAATGAGCTATTAAAGAGCTTTTTACTATCGGTTGTTAAAGGTTACGTTACGTTGGATGGTCTGCATGTATGTTGCATGCAGACTTCTTTATTTTACCTTGTAATCAGGATAATTGACTATAATTATTTATTTTTTTTGGGCGTGCCCTTGTGGGCTTTTGCCCACAAGGTCGGCGTGCTACGGGCTACGCTATCGCTTCGGTGCTACGCTTCGCTCCGCACCGTGCTGACGCACGCCCTTCGCATGCCTCACGCAAGGATCTCTGAAACTATCGTTTCTTTGTTTCATATACCAAGTTTTAGCTTGTAAGTACTTGTACTTCAAGCTAAAACAAGGTAAAGACATAACTGCACAGGTCATCTGCGTGAGGGGCATGGAGCATGCCGTTAGGCAGTACGAAGCGCAGCGAAGTACCGAAGCGAAGCGTAGTGCGGAATGCCCCGACCCTTGCGTTAGCAAGGGGCACGCCCAAAAAAACTTTATCTATCCAAATATCATTTTTAGCTTTACATCAATTCCGCACCTAAAATTGAAACACAACTTGACACATAATTTTTATTTACAAATACGTCCAATGTTGACAATTATTAGAATTCCTTTTACCTTGCATTAAAAATTCGGCATGAGTATATGGAAATACCACGAACGATGAAAGCCCTTCGCAAAACTAAACCTGCGTTTGGGGCTGAAATAGTTGAAATTCCCGTTCCTCAAATACAACCCAACGAAGTATTAGTAAAAGTACATGCTTGTTCTATTTGCGGTACAGACGTAAGCATATATGAGTGGAATAAATGGGCACAAGGGCGAATTAAAAATATCCCTCAAACTATGGGACACGAATTCACGGGCGAAATTGTACAAGTAGGTGCCCATTGCACTCGCTTAAAAGTGGGCGATATCGTATCCGTAGAAACTCATATACCTGACAACTACTCAAAACAAACGCTTACAGGTCAAATGCATATATCCAAAGAAATGAAAATTGTAGGCGTAGACCGCGATGGCTCTATGGCTGAATATATAGCTATTCCTGAACTAGTAGCTTGGAAAAATGATCCCAACATGCCCACACATTTAGCTTCTGTACAAGAACCCCTCGGAAACGCGGTATATTGTACGTTAGTTACGCCTGTACATGGGCAAAGTATTGCCATTTTTGGCGATGGTCCAATTGGTTTATTTTCTGTAGCTGTGGCTCGTGCCGCAGGGGCTACAACGATTATTTTAGTTGGTTTAGAAGAGTTTAGATTAAATTTAGCAAAACAAGTAGGAGCAGACTACGTCATCAACGCTCGGCATGAAAATCCTGTAGCGCGTATCATGGAAATTACACAAGGAGATGGAGTAGATATTGTTTCTGAAATGTCAGGTTCGCCCATAGCCGTAGAACAGTGCTTTGAAGTGGTACGAAGAGGAGGTTTTTTACGCCTTTTCGGTATATTCAAAGACAAGGTCCCCATAGATATTAACGACCATATCATATTCAAAGGAATTACTATCCACGGCATCAATGGTAGGTTGATGTTTGATACATGGTTTACAGTTTCTAATCTTTTGAAATCAGGTAGATTGAATATAGAACCTTTGATAACGCATAAATTACCTTTTGAAAGGTATGAAGAAGGCTTTAATTTAATGCTGGAAACACCTAAAAAATGCTCCAAAGTTGTGCTATACATGGACACAACAAAGATGATATAAACTTTTGAGCGGCTTAGCTTTTTATGCCGCTAAGCTACACTGCAACGGTCAACATTCAAATACAACTTTTCTAATAATCTGAATTTTCTCTGCTTTCTTTTTCTTCGGGCGTAACTATGATAAAAATGTCTTCGTTGTCTTTTTTCATAAAATACTTTTCTCGGGCATAGTTTTCTAAAAATACTTTGTCTTCGTTAATGTATTTGAGCGTACTATCAAATTCACGAATTTTCTTTTGATAAAACTTCTTGTCGTTATATACTTCATGAAGTTTCTTTCTCAATGCAAGTAAGGTAAAAATGTTATTTCTGTCAAAAAAGAGCATCCATACAGATAAAAACAACAAAACAATTACATACTTATTGGTCAGGTAAGACAAAATTTTTTCTCTCATACTTACCGCAAATTAAAAATATAGGACAGGATTTGTATTTACTTGTGTAGAATACACAGGAATGCTTTCAAATTTTTGGGAAATAATGTGTGCTATTGCTTGTGCTACGTATTGTTCGGTTTCGTAGTGTCCGCCATCTATGAGCATAAGGGAAGCAGGGACATCAAAAAAAGTGTGATAGGTAATATCTGCTGTAATAAAAGCATCGGCATTTTGTTGTACGGCATCTGAAATGAGAAAACTACCTGCACCTCCACATAAAGCTACACGCTGTATTTTCTTTTTATGCGTATATGTATAACGAAGAAACGGAATTTTTAAGACCTGCTTAGCCACTTTTAAGAATTCTTGGGGGGTGTAGGAAGTAGGCAACTCTCCTATTATTCCTGCTCCGTCGTACAGTTCTTGTGTAGAATGGTCAGCAAAAATGTGATAAGCAGGCGTTTCATAAGGATGACTTTGATGCAAAGCTTTGATGATTTGACGTTCTAAATAAGCAGGAAAGCGCATCTCTAAGCGTACCTCTACCTCTTGGCTAAGCTGATTTTTTACTCCACTAAAAGGTTGAGCTTCTTGGTTAGGTCTAAATGTGCCATAGCCTTGCACGTTATAGCTGCACTCTGTATAATTACCTATAACGCCTGCCCCTGACTGCGCTAATGCACTACGCACTTGTGAAACATATTGCGTAGGAACAAAAGTAACAATTACCTTGTAATAATTTTGCAGTTTGCGCAAAGGTTTGAGGTTGGATAAAGCAAAAGATTTAGCTAACCAATAATTTGTTCCCTTAAACACGTGGTCAAAATTGGTGTGCATTGCGTAGACTGCTATGCCTTCTTGAATACAACGATATACCATTTGCTCATTGTAATTTTGCAAAGTAATTTTTTTAAGCGGTCTAAATATAATAGGATGATGTGTGATTATTACATTACAATTGAGCTTTTTGGCTTCATTGATAACTTCATGATTGAGTTCGAGGGCAGTCAAAATACCTTTTATTTCGGTTTGCTCTTCACCAATAAGCAAACCTACATTATCGTAGTCTTCTTTAAGAGCAGCAGGAGCAACTTCTTGTAAGTAGCTTATCAAGTCTTGTACTTTCATAGTTGTTAGGAATTACAAATTTAATCAAATCTGCAAGTTTTTTACTTAACCTTGTTTTAAGTAGGCTATCATTTGGGCTATATCAAGAGAAATTTGTTCGCCTGTTAGCATATTTTTTAGCCCGTATTTTCCTGATTGTACTTCATTTTCACCTATAATAAGCACGTAAGGAATACCTTTTTTGTTAGCATATTCAAATTGTTTAGCAATCTTTTTAGGTTCGCTAAATAGTTCAGAGGGTATACCTGCTTTACGCAGCTGGCTGACCAAAGATAAACTATGTCCTAAAAGGGCTTTATTGAATTGTGTTACAAGTACTTTGGCTGTATGCGTAGCTGTAGGTAAAAGCTGTTTTTCTTTAAGGACATCATATATCCTATCTACTCCGAAAGACATTCCGACTGCCGTAATTTCTTTACCTGCAAACATGCCAATCAAATTGTCATAACGCCCACCGCCTAATATAGATCCCATTTGTACATTATTTGCCTTAACCTCTATGATAGTGCCTGTATAATAAGAAAGCCCCCTAGCTAAAGTAATGTCTATTTTTATCCTGTCCGTAGAGTAATTCATTTCCCCGACGTACTTTAACACTTGTTGTAAATCGTCAATAGCGTGCAGTGCTTTTGGTGAGTCGTGTAGGTCTTCTGTGAGTTTACCTAATATATTTGCGTTATCTTCGGCAGTCAATAAAATTTTTAACAAGCTTTGGGCGGTATCAAACTCAATTTGTCTTTGGACAAGCTCTTGTAGAACCCCTTCTGTACCTATTTTATCCCATTTATCTATGGCTATCAAAACATCATTTTCTTTATCTTGAAGCTGATATTTTTCTATAATTCCGCTCAAAAGTTTTCTATGGTTGATTTTGATAGTAATGTCAGAAAGTTGAAGCGCATCAAACGCATCTTGGATTAAGCAAATAAGTTCTGCTTCGCAAATTAAACTGTTCGAACCTATAATATCTACATCGCACTGATAAAATTCCTGATATCGCCCTTTTTGGGGACTATCTGCACGCCATACAGGTTGCATTTGATATCTTCGGAAGGGCAGTGTAATTTCATTAGGATACATAGCTATTACGCGGGCAAGAGGCACAGTCAAATCGTACCGAAGTGCTTTCTTAGAGATATACTTCAAAATTTTTGCAGATTCCAGCGGTGTGGTGGTATCCACTTCTTTAAGAAAGTCCCCTGAATTAAGAATGTTGAATATAAGTTGATTACCTTCCTCGCCGTATTTACCGCGTAGAGTTTCTTGTAGTTCCATAGCAGGAGTTTCTAAGGGTAGGAAGCCGTATTTTTGAAAATTTTGTTCAAGTGTATCAAAAATATATTTGCGCCCTGCCATTTGAGCAGGCAAAAAATCTCTTGTTCCTTTGGGAATTGCAGGTTTGTTCATACAGGCTTGCAAAAATAGTGGTTTTTATGGGGATTATGAGTTGTAATAGAGTATATTTTCAAACTAATTTGGTATTTTTTTGGGCGTGCCCTTGTGGGCGTTTTGCTTGCGCTCACGCCCACAAGGTCGGCGTGCTTCGGGCTACGCTGACGCTTCGGTGCTACGCTGCGCTTCGCACCGTGCTGACGCACGCCCTTCGCATGCCTCACGCAGGATAAAAATTTTTAACCTTGTTTTACCTGCGTAAACGCTAAAATGAAACTTTATCCTGTAAAACTTTCATTTACATGAGTTTATTTTCGGCATCCCAAAAGATAAAATAAAAACTACTACATTCCACACCAATAAATCCCTTACTTTTACTTAAAATAAACTTTGCCTAATAATCTCTTAATTTTTATTCTACCAAATTCTCAAAAAAATGCTTACCTTTGCAACCATGAATGCTACAAAAGAAATAACAGACATATACAAAACTCTCACCGAGCAAAATGAACAGTGGTTCCAAGCTTTTGTGAACAGCTATTCCAAAGAACAACAAGAATACTGGACAAAACAATTACAGCAAGCTCTAGAAAAAATTGGTATCAACTTAACCAAAATTCAGCAACAATGGCTAACCGTACAAATGCAGTTTTTTCAAGATCAACTAGCTTTATGGGCTAGCTTCCTCAATCGCAATAATGAAAACTACACCCCTGTAATTACTCCCGATAAAAATGATAAACGCTTCACAGACCCCCAATGGACTGAAAACCCTATCTTTGATTTTATTAAGCAGTCTTACTTACTCTCTTCTCGCTGGCTTTTAGATAGCGTCAACAGTATAGAACTTTCCCCTGAACAACGCCGAAAAATGACTTTCTTTGTCAAACAATATATTGACGCAATGTCCCCTACAAACTTTGCACTGACTAACCCAGAAGTTATCCGCCTAGCTATCGAAACTAATGGGCAAAGCTTGATAGATGGCTTGAAAAACTTACTAAAAGACATAGAAAAAGGCAGAATTACCATGACCGATGAAAGCGCCTTTGAGGTTGGAAAAAATCTAGCAATTACTCCAGGCGCCGTTATCTATGAAAATGAACTCATGCAGCTCATTCAGTACTCTCCTACCACAGAACAAGTCTATGAAATTCCCTTGCTCATCATTCCACCTTGGATAAACAAATATTACATTCTTGACCTACAACCTGAAAATTCTTTTGTGCGCCACTGCTTAGATAACGGTTTTACGACCTTTATCATCTCTTGGAGAAACATACCTGAATCTATGGGGCACATTTCTTGGGAAGACTACATGGATAAAGGTGCCCTGACTGCAATGGACATTGTTAGAAAAATTACTAAATCCGAAAAAATCAATACATTAGGTTTTTGTATAGGAGGTACCTTATTAGGTTCAGTTTTGGCTGTTTTGGCAGCACAAAATAAAAACTATGTAGAAAGTGCCACTTTCTTAACTACAATGTTAGATTTTAGCGACACAGGCGACATTTCTGTATACGTAGATGAAAAACAAGTAGAAAAAAAAGAAATGGAACTAGGCGAGAAAGGTATCATGTCAGGTAAGATAATGGCTGATACTTTTTCTCAACTAAGAGCTAATGACTTAATATGGTCTTATGTGATTAACAATTATCTAAAAGGCAAAACGCCCCCACCTTTTGACTTGCTCTACTGGAATAGCGACTCTACTAACTTACCTGCAAAAATGTACACTTACTACCTACGTAACATGTATTTAGAAAACAACCTCCGAAAACCAGCTTGCTTAACAATGCTCAACCAGCCCATTGACTTGTCTAAAATAACTACACCTTCATACATATTAGCTACCGCAGAAGACCACATTGCACCTTGGAAAACATGCTTCGTTAGCACAGAGCTACTAGGCGGAGAAACAGAATTTGTCTTAGGTGCAAGCGGACATATTGCAGGAGTAATTAACCCTGCTAAAAAGAATAAAAGACACTACAATATCAATGGCGAAAAAGGTAAAGGTCCCGATCATTGGTTAAAAACTTCTCAAAGAGTGGAAGGTAGTTGGTGGAATCATTGGATTAAGTGGCTTGCCGCTCACGGCGGAAATCAAATTCCTGCAAGAACTACACTAGGTAACGAAGAATATACATTTATTGAACCTGCCCCAGGTAGATACGTAAAGGAACGCATAAGTTAAAACCAAAAACTCAATTTTTATTCTGTCAAGTCCGCTCTCAAAATAGGGTAGCAAAATTCTTGCATACCCCAGTAGGATAGTTCTTTACCTACCCCAGATAGTTTTATGCCCCCAAAGGGATACTTTGGATCGGAGCGAACTAATCCATTCACAAAAACATTTCCTGCCAAAAGTTTTGAAGCAATGTATGAAGCTTCTGCCCTATCTTGTGTCCAAACTGATGCACCTAGCCCATACTCTGTGTTGTTAGCTACCTCAATAGCATGGTCAATTTCATCAAAGACATAAATAGATGCAATAGGTGCAAAAACTTCTTCTTGCATAACTCGCATGTTAGGCTGTACGTTTGTCAATAATGTAGGCAAAAGAAAATTGCTGTTATCATCTTTACAACTTCCCCCTACTAAACAAGTGGCACCTTTTTCAAGCGCATCTTGTAATTGACTCAAAGCCGTTTCTAGTAAATCCTTTCTTGCCATAGGACCTATTTGAGTAGCTGGGTCAAGAGGATTACCGACACGTAGGCTTTTTATTTGTGCTAATAGCAAGTCAATAAACTTATCAGCAATATCGGACTGTACTAATATTCTCTTAGCTGCTATACAGCTTTGACCACAATTTCCAAAGCGCGAACGTATGCACACCTTGATAGCATTTTCTATGTTAGCATGTTTGGTAACAATTAAAGGGTCGCTACCGCCTAGCTCTAGAACCACTTTTTTCAAGTACTGTGCGGCTTGAGTAGCCACAGCTATACCTGCACGAGTACTTCCTGTTAAGCTGATTCCTTTTATGCGCTTATCGGCTATAAGTTGGCTAACTTGTTGATGAGAAATAAAAAGATTAGTATATACACCTTCCTCTACTCCCGCGTCTACAAATATTTTAGCTATAGCTAAAGAACACTGAGGAACATTAGGGGCATGCTTAACCAAAACAACATTTCCTGCTACAAGTGTAGGAATAACTGCTCTAAATACTTGCCAATACGGAAAATTCCAAGGCATAATACTTAAAATAATGCCCATAGGTACGTAATGCAAACTATGCTGCGCGTCAAATATGTTCGGTTTTGCATAATCCTTTGCATGGTTGTAATAGTGTTCGCATAAGGTTGCACATTTTTCTACTTCTGCTATACCCTCAGTGATAGGCTTGCCCATTTCTATGGCACTCAACCGAGCTAACTCTGCTTTTCTTTCATGAAGTAAGGTTGCTAATTTGGGTAGCACTTCAACTCTCTCTTCAATCGTTTTATTTTTCCATAATTCAAAAGTGGAGTTACTTTTTTCTACGTACTTTTCTAGTGTATCATTGCTTAAAATATCTACTTCAAAAAATATTTCTTGAGTAAGCGGAGATATACTTTGGTATTTCATGCTGCAAAAATACGGAAATAATGTAGGTAGGTTAATAACCTGTACCTTGCTCTAACTTAGCAGTATTTTCCGCTAATCGGAGTTGTTCTAAAAGCTCTGTAAGATTTCCATCCAAAACTTCGGGCAGGTTGTACACAGTATAGTTTATTCTGTGGTCCGTAACTCTACTTTGTGGAAAGTTGTAGGTTCTAATTTTAGCAGACCTATCACCTGTGCTAACCATAGTTCTACGTTGCTTAGCAATAGCTTCTTCTTGTTCGCGTACTTTTGCTTCGTATAGTTTAGTACGGAGCATTTGCATAGCTTTTTCGCGGTTAGCTAATTGTGTTCTTTCAGTTTGACACATTACTACTGTGCCCGTAGGTATGTGGGTGAGAATAACTTTGGTTTCTACTTTGTTGACATTTTGCCCACCAGCGCCCCCGCTGCGTGCTGTTTCCATTTTGATATCACTTTCTTTTATTTCTACGTCCACTTCTTCAGCTTCAGGTAAAACTGCTACAGTAGCCGCCGAAGTATGAATGCGCCCCGAAGCTTCTGTCTTAGGCACCCGCTGTACTCTATGTACGCCTGATTCAAACTTAAGAGTTCCGTACACGTCTTCCCCTGTAATATGAAGTATAATTTCTTTGTAACCTCCTGCTGTACCTTCTGTAAAATCTACAATTTCCACATTAAAGCCCATACGTTCAGCAAATCTTTGATACATACGTGCTAAATCTCCTGCAAATAAAGAAGCCTCATCTCCCCCCGTGCCTGCACGTATCTCCATCATTACATTTTTAGAGTCTTGAGGATCTTTGGGAATAAGCATTTGTTTAATTTTTTCCTCTAAAATGGATTGCTTTTCAGTAAGCTGTGCAATTTCATCTTTGGCAATATCTCGCAACTCCTCATCTGATTCTGTTTCCAATATCCTTTTACTATTTTCAAGGTTAGCTAAAACTAGCTCGTATTCTTGTATAGCAGATACAATTTTAGATAATTCTTTTGCTTCTTTATTTAGAGTTCTGAAGCGTTTCATGTCTGCAATTACATCTGGTGCAGTAAGCATCTCCTGTACTTCTTGGTATCGGACCTTTATTTTTTGCAACTTATCTAGCATAAATACCTTGCAAAATTATGAATTTGTACTAAATTGTAGGTTTCATCAATGCTTTTGAAGATTTTTGTACATTCCAGACAATCAAAAATATAATCTTGATTATCAATACTTTACAAAAAGTAGTAACCATAAAAGGGCTTTTTTTCAAACAAAAATTTTGTGGTTTAGAAAAAGCATATTAGTTTTGCATTCCCGATGTCTGAACAAAAACGTATGCGTCAGTACGAAACAACGTTCATTTTGGCACCTACGCTGACTGAGGAAGAGGCTAAGGCTACGTTCAACAAGTTTTTGAATATCGCAAAAGAGGGAGGAGCAACAATAATTCACACAGAAGAAATGGGCTTAAGAACTCTAGCTTATCCCATAAAGAGAAACACAAGTGGCTACTATTTCTACTTTGAGTTTCAAGCGCCCAGCTCATTCATCAGCAAATTAGAACGCGAATACCAAATTGACACTAATGTAATCCGTTTTCTAACTGTGAGCTTAGATAAGCACGCTATCGCCTTTAACATTAAAAGGCGTGAGGGTGCATTTAATCAACCTAAAAATACTACAACAGAGTAGATTTGAAAATTTTTTAATAAATTAGCGAAAGTAAACCACTTTAATCATAGATAACGATGGCTGACTTGAAGATGCCCGAAATCAATAGTGTAGTTGTTGTGGGCAATTTAACAAAGGATCCTATGTTTAGAGAAACCAGTTCCGGTACCCCCGTGGTTAATTTTACAATAGCATCTAACAGAAAGTACAAAGATGCGTCAGGGAACTGGCAGGAAGATGTATGCTACGTAGGGGTAGTAGCTTGGAACAAGCTGGCTGAAAGTTGCAGAAATAACCTCAGAAGAGGCTCCGCAGTGCTTATTGATGGCGAACTCCAAAGCCGAAGCTGGAAAACCGAAGACGGACACAATCGTAGTATCGTAGAAATTAAAGCAAGAAGAATTCAATTTTTGAACAAGAACTTCAGAAAGCCAACAAACACTGAAACGAATAATAACAACCAACAATTTGTTGCTGAAGACGAAGACTCCTACATGGAAGATCCAAAATTCCTCAATGAAAACATGAATCACCAAGAATAAAGCGCATAAATAAATGGAAACTATGAAAAAACAAACTACGGGACAAGACACAACGCAAGCCGTACAACCTCCTGCTACTATAAGCACAGAGGTCAAAAAGAAATATTGCCGCTTCAAAAAAGCAGGGATTAAGCACGTAGATTACCGCGACCCGAACTTCTTAATAAAATTTCTTAATGAACAAGGCAAAATACTACCTCGCCGCATCACAGGCACTAGCTTGAAGTTTCAACGTAAAGTTGCAAAAGCAGTAAAACGTGCAAGACATTTAGCCCTTTTGCCCTTCGTTACAGATGGATTAAAGTAGGAGGATACAATCATGGAAGTTATTCTAAAACAAGATGTCAAAGGTCTAGGACTTAAAGACGATATCGTCAAAGTAAAGGATGGCTACGCAAATAACTATCTCATTCCAAGAGGCATGGCTATCCCTGCTACACCTTCTAACCGCAAAGTGCTAGCAGAA
This region of Bacteroidia bacterium genomic DNA includes:
- a CDS encoding single-stranded DNA-binding protein; protein product: MADLKMPEINSVVVVGNLTKDPMFRETSSGTPVVNFTIASNRKYKDASGNWQEDVCYVGVVAWNKLAESCRNNLRRGSAVLIDGELQSRSWKTEDGHNRSIVEIKARRIQFLNKNFRKPTNTETNNNNQQFVAEDEDSYMEDPKFLNENMNHQE
- the rpsR gene encoding 30S ribosomal protein S18: MKKQTTGQDTTQAVQPPATISTEVKKKYCRFKKAGIKHVDYRDPNFLIKFLNEQGKILPRRITGTSLKFQRKVAKAVKRARHLALLPFVTDGLK